The genomic stretch GAGTACATCTGCCCGCCCCAGGTCATCAAGGTGGAGATGCTCAAGGCGGAGAAGCGCAACTACGCCAAGACGTTCACCCTCGAGCTGTACGCGTGCGAATTCTGCGAGCTGTGTGTGCAGGTGTGCCCCACCGACGCGATCATCATGATGAAGTCGTTCGACATGTCCACGTCGGACCGGCGCGAGCTCCTGCTGGACAAGGACCGGCTCCACCAGATCGGCCTGCGCTTCGAGCCGTCGTGGGCGACCGGCAACCTGCTGCGCGACATGCAGACCCCGCCGAAGGCCCCGCGCCCCGAGGCGGAACCGGCCAAGGCCGGCGGACCCGCGAAGGCGGCGGAAGCGGGCACGGCGTCGGCCACCAAGTCCGGAGGTGGCGCCGAGTGATCCTCGAGCCGATAACCTTCTGGGGGCTGGCGGTGGTGCTGCTGGCCTCGGCTCTGGCGGTGGTCCTGACCCGGAATCTCTTCCACTCGGTGCTGTACCTGGCCCTGATGCTGACCGCCACGTCCGGGCTCTTCCTGTCGCTCGACGCGGAGTTCCTGGCCGCGGTCCAGCTGCTGCTGTACGCAGGCGGCGTGGTGACGATCGCGGTATTCGCCATCGTGGTGACGGAGCGGCTGGTCGCGCATCGGATCACCCAGTCGAGCCGGCA from Candidatus Methylomirabilota bacterium encodes the following:
- a CDS encoding NADH-quinone oxidoreductase subunit I; this translates as MARRLGDSFWGDLYDLVRAVARAMKVTLINLIRRPVTVHYPDQVRAYPDRYRGLLALTYDKETGEENCIGCRLCEYICPPQVIKVEMLKAEKRNYAKTFTLELYACEFCELCVQVCPTDAIIMMKSFDMSTSDRRELLLDKDRLHQIGLRFEPSWATGNLLRDMQTPPKAPRPEAEPAKAGGPAKAAEAGTASATKSGGGAE
- a CDS encoding NADH-quinone oxidoreductase subunit J; this encodes MILEPITFWGLAVVLLASALAVVLTRNLFHSVLYLALMLTATSGLFLSLDAEFLAAVQLLLYAGGVVTIAVFAIVVTERLVAHRITQSSRQIFTGFIISGALLVALLVVFRRAPLTISRPAVTEELTAAIGESLLTTYVLPFELLGVLLLAGLLGALYFARPDD